The proteins below come from a single Tissierella sp. MB52-C2 genomic window:
- a CDS encoding IS3 family transposase: MKPEKEKQDELICSLIIEYHSTFDGILGYRRMTMFINRLNQKSFSQGYIYRLMKAVDIKARIRRKKVNRKRIKPEYIKENVLSRDFTAKYPNEKWLIDVNEFSILGDSTKLYLSPIMDLYDNSIIEYEISFKNNYQLVFKMFDRAIQKYPEAKPIFHSDRGFQYTSNIFKRKIEKPGMIQSMSRVSKCIDNGPMEVFLER; this comes from the coding sequence ATTAAACCTGAAAAAGAAAAACAAGATGAACTAATTTGCTCGTTAATTATTGAGTATCATTCAACATTTGATGGAATTTTGGGATATAGAAGAATGACAATGTTCATTAACAGGTTAAATCAAAAATCATTTTCACAAGGCTATATCTACAGACTTATGAAAGCTGTAGATATAAAAGCTAGAATTAGAAGAAAAAAGGTTAACCGTAAGAGAATTAAACCAGAATATATAAAAGAAAATGTTCTATCACGAGATTTTACTGCTAAGTATCCTAATGAAAAATGGCTTATAGATGTAAATGAGTTTTCAATCCTTGGAGATAGTACAAAACTTTATTTAAGTCCAATTATGGATCTGTATGATAACAGCATAATAGAATATGAAATATCCTTTAAAAACAACTATCAATTAGTCTTCAAAATGTTTGATAGGGCAATTCAAAAATATCCTGAAGCAAAACCCATATTTCATAGTGATAGAGGTTTCCAATATACCAGTAATATCTTTAAGAGAAAGATAGAAAAACCAGGTATGATTCAAAGTATGTCTAGAGTGAGTAAATGCATAGATAACGGTCCTATGGAAGTTTTTTTGGAACGCTAA
- a CDS encoding DNA adenine methylase: MLKPPIARVGGKSKLRKTIIEMIPEYTCYAEPFFGAGWVYFGK, encoded by the coding sequence ATGTTAAAACCACCAATCGCACGAGTGGGAGGAAAAAGCAAGTTAAGAAAAACTATTATAGAAATGATACCAGAGTATACTTGTTATGCAGAACCGTTCTTTGGAGCAGGATGGGTATACTTTGGCAAGTAG